A genomic window from Oceanobacillus timonensis includes:
- the dnaE gene encoding DNA polymerase III subunit alpha, whose amino-acid sequence MTYTHISVKSGYSLMKSTISIQKLVQKAKKYHYQSLCLTDEAVLYGAVSFYKACISQGIKPIIGMTVTLQMEENEQGHPIIVLAQNKTGYQQLLKLSTYLQTSQLDKLPVKQLAAYTDGVIGILPGKSFLQVNNNLAEMDEALLFQQLKEAESCFQDGNFYIGLDAEWHQLPIWKAFDFHYVAMLDVFYLDEQDVFAYDCLQSMRLGEKWAPKKKQDLPQGHHFASPEEMKEWFRAWPELLDKTEEITNKCTTYLHFDEQHLPSFPTPDQFTADTYLRECCEKGLQERYKTITEAHRNRLEYELETITNMHYSDYFLIVADFIQFAKANHIMVGPGRGSSAGSIVAYILGITEVDPLKYNLIFERFLNPQRLTMPDIDVDFSDMRRDEVIDYVRNKYGEEHVAQIITFGTFAARSVLRELMKTMDVHEQDARYILQEMKRVSPGNIQQFLQDATELAVYVKTSEKLKVLFTIAIKLEGLPRNISTHAAGVVISERPLVADVPLTNGTGETYLTQYAMNELEAAGLLKMDFLGLRNLSLIERVAKGVAFTYKKDEVLADIPEQDEKTFAMLRNGKTSGVFQLESAGMQNVLKELKPSSFEDIVAVNALYRPGPMDFIPVYIRRKFKQEPVTYPHPDLEPILKSTYGVLIYQEQIMQIAHRIAGFSLGGADILRRAVSKKEKGVMQQQEEAFIEGCLKNGYSQAVAGEIFSWIVRFSNYGFPRSHAVAYSKISYQLSFLKAHYPEVFFSCLLTDAKNQPEKMSAYQESLKELAIDMLPPHINRSYQQFTVEKKKVRTGLAAIKGMSYQALVHILEIRKEAPFANFFDFCMRIDIKKVNRASIRNLVLAGAFDTFHSNRASLIATIEPALEQKELFQGMFEDASLFQNALEYTEAEDYTMIQKLTFEKELMGIYLSDHPFESYRNVLRANGILSFKQAEQFVGKRKEIFTAGVVEEIKVIRTKNKERMAFLTVSDEDKKMDAVIFPDLFRHISNRLEEEQMVWMRVVVEERNRKLQFIIKEITAFDLSEVSIPETSKLFIRMTNQDKRNVLNYLQQLAEEHPGITPIIVYHPANKETYRLANSYSLQLTEKEMRQLKNKFGNDNVIVR is encoded by the coding sequence ATGACGTACACACATATATCAGTGAAAAGCGGTTATAGTTTAATGAAGAGCACCATCTCTATACAAAAGCTTGTTCAAAAAGCAAAAAAGTATCATTATCAAAGCTTATGTTTAACAGACGAGGCTGTTCTTTATGGTGCCGTTTCATTCTATAAAGCTTGTATAAGCCAAGGGATTAAACCGATTATCGGGATGACTGTGACGTTACAAATGGAAGAAAATGAGCAGGGTCATCCGATTATTGTTCTTGCCCAAAATAAGACAGGCTATCAACAGTTGTTAAAGTTAAGTACCTATTTGCAAACCAGCCAACTCGATAAGCTACCCGTTAAGCAGCTTGCTGCATATACAGATGGCGTCATTGGCATACTGCCTGGAAAATCATTTTTACAAGTAAATAATAATCTTGCAGAAATGGATGAAGCGCTGCTCTTTCAGCAGCTGAAAGAAGCCGAATCCTGCTTTCAGGATGGCAATTTTTATATTGGCCTGGATGCCGAATGGCATCAGCTGCCAATATGGAAAGCGTTCGATTTCCACTATGTTGCTATGCTGGATGTTTTTTATTTGGATGAACAAGATGTATTTGCTTATGATTGCTTGCAATCAATGCGTTTGGGAGAAAAGTGGGCCCCTAAAAAAAAGCAAGATTTACCCCAAGGTCATCATTTTGCTTCTCCAGAGGAAATGAAGGAATGGTTTCGTGCCTGGCCGGAACTGTTGGATAAAACGGAAGAAATCACGAATAAGTGTACAACGTATTTACATTTTGATGAACAGCATCTGCCATCTTTTCCTACACCGGATCAATTCACAGCAGATACTTATTTGCGTGAATGCTGTGAAAAAGGATTGCAGGAACGCTATAAAACGATTACAGAAGCACATCGGAATCGGTTGGAATATGAACTGGAAACAATTACAAACATGCATTATAGTGATTATTTTTTAATTGTTGCTGATTTTATTCAATTTGCCAAAGCGAATCATATTATGGTCGGACCGGGCAGGGGATCGTCAGCGGGCTCCATCGTTGCTTATATTTTAGGAATCACAGAGGTCGATCCACTAAAATATAATCTGATATTTGAACGGTTTTTAAATCCCCAGAGACTGACCATGCCGGACATAGACGTAGATTTTTCCGATATGCGGCGTGATGAAGTCATTGATTATGTGAGAAACAAATACGGGGAGGAACATGTTGCGCAGATTATTACGTTTGGCACGTTTGCTGCACGTTCTGTGCTTCGTGAACTGATGAAGACAATGGATGTTCATGAACAGGATGCCCGTTATATTTTACAAGAGATGAAGCGGGTGTCTCCAGGAAATATTCAACAATTCTTACAGGATGCAACCGAGTTAGCTGTGTATGTGAAAACATCTGAAAAATTAAAGGTTTTGTTTACAATAGCCATTAAATTAGAGGGATTACCAAGAAATATATCTACCCATGCTGCAGGCGTTGTTATCAGTGAACGGCCTTTAGTTGCAGATGTTCCTCTAACAAATGGAACAGGGGAAACTTATCTGACGCAATACGCCATGAATGAATTGGAAGCAGCAGGACTGCTGAAAATGGATTTTTTGGGACTCAGAAACCTTTCGTTAATAGAAAGAGTAGCAAAGGGAGTGGCCTTTACCTATAAGAAGGATGAGGTATTAGCAGATATTCCTGAGCAGGATGAAAAGACGTTTGCTATGTTACGAAACGGCAAAACGAGCGGAGTCTTTCAATTGGAGTCCGCGGGGATGCAAAATGTTCTTAAAGAATTGAAACCATCCTCATTCGAGGATATTGTGGCAGTAAATGCATTGTATCGTCCAGGTCCGATGGATTTCATTCCTGTTTATATCCGACGGAAATTTAAGCAGGAGCCAGTCACTTATCCGCACCCAGATTTGGAGCCGATTTTAAAATCGACATATGGTGTACTGATTTATCAGGAACAAATTATGCAGATTGCCCATCGCATTGCCGGATTCAGCCTTGGCGGGGCAGATATTTTAAGAAGGGCTGTCAGCAAGAAGGAAAAAGGCGTCATGCAGCAGCAGGAAGAAGCTTTTATCGAAGGGTGCCTCAAGAATGGTTACTCTCAAGCTGTAGCCGGTGAAATTTTTAGCTGGATTGTCCGTTTTTCCAATTATGGATTTCCAAGAAGTCATGCGGTAGCTTATAGTAAAATATCTTATCAGCTCAGCTTTTTAAAAGCACATTATCCGGAAGTATTCTTTTCATGTCTGTTAACGGATGCGAAAAATCAGCCTGAAAAAATGTCTGCTTATCAGGAGTCCTTAAAAGAACTTGCTATTGATATGCTTCCGCCGCATATTAATCGGAGTTACCAGCAATTCACGGTTGAAAAAAAGAAGGTGCGTACGGGTTTAGCTGCTATTAAAGGAATGAGCTATCAAGCATTGGTTCATATTTTAGAGATCCGTAAAGAAGCTCCTTTCGCCAATTTTTTTGATTTTTGTATGCGGATTGATATAAAAAAAGTAAATCGTGCCTCGATTCGAAATCTTGTTTTAGCTGGTGCGTTTGATACATTTCATTCCAACCGGGCAAGCCTAATCGCCACTATTGAGCCGGCGCTCGAACAAAAGGAGCTTTTTCAGGGGATGTTTGAAGATGCTTCCTTATTCCAAAATGCATTGGAATATACGGAGGCAGAAGATTATACGATGATACAGAAACTCACTTTTGAAAAAGAATTGATGGGGATCTATCTATCGGATCATCCATTTGAAAGTTACCGGAATGTGTTAAGAGCAAACGGCATTCTTTCTTTCAAACAGGCGGAGCAGTTTGTTGGGAAAAGAAAAGAAATTTTCACGGCCGGCGTTGTGGAAGAAATAAAAGTGATTCGCACCAAAAACAAAGAAAGAATGGCCTTTTTGACTGTATCGGATGAAGATAAAAAGATGGACGCTGTCATTTTTCCGGATTTATTTCGCCACATTTCAAACCGTCTGGAGGAAGAACAAATGGTTTGGATGCGTGTAGTTGTAGAAGAACGGAACAGGAAGCTGCAGTTTATTATAAAAGAAATAACCGCTTTTGACCTCTCTGAAGTAAGTATACCAGAGACAAGTAAATTATTTATCCGAATGACGAATCAAGATAAAAGGAATGTTTTAAACTATTTGCAGCAGCTGGCGGAGGAACATCCGGGGATTACGCCGATAATTGTGTATCATCCTGCCAATAAAGAAACTTACCGGCTTGCAAACAGTTACTCGCTTCAGTTAACAGAAAAGGAAATGAGGCAGCTGAAAAATAAATTCGGAAATGATAATGTGATTGTAAGATGA
- the ytrI gene encoding sporulation membrane protein YtrI: MHIPPYHKKTSWQLIFVGFFFGSILSYIIFIYMYETMYEELLQENIELSNEVTELEQTNETLLKDKEDLSEQNKQPLTISKITVEIEDPESMRIDLLMQDQLDALIREEINHVIGEEVELVSRSDKLLIAAIENKSFTLDSMSYQFTVKQIVFGPDLKIIVLPDSVR, translated from the coding sequence ATGCATATTCCTCCTTATCATAAAAAAACAAGCTGGCAGCTTATTTTTGTCGGATTCTTTTTTGGCAGCATCCTTTCCTATATCATCTTTATCTATATGTACGAAACCATGTACGAAGAATTATTACAAGAAAATATTGAATTATCCAATGAAGTAACCGAGTTAGAACAGACAAACGAAACGCTTTTAAAAGATAAAGAAGATTTAAGCGAGCAAAACAAACAGCCGCTCACCATTTCCAAAATCACCGTCGAAATCGAGGATCCGGAATCCATGCGAATTGATTTACTCATGCAGGATCAGCTGGATGCGTTAATCCGTGAAGAGATAAATCATGTTATCGGCGAGGAAGTAGAACTTGTATCGCGTTCTGATAAACTGCTAATCGCGGCGATTGAAAACAAATCCTTCACGCTCGATAGCATGAGCTATCAATTCACAGTCAAACAAATTGTCTTTGGACCAGATCTAAAAATCATTGTTTTACCAGATTCTGTGAGGTGA
- the accA gene encoding acetyl-CoA carboxylase carboxyl transferase subunit alpha — protein MTQILEFEQPIVNLKEKIKELKTFTENSDIDLREEIKTLEERLAKLEDDIYGNLKPWNRVQMARHADRPTTLEYVDRLFEDFIEFHGDRLFGEDEAIVSGIAYYKKQPVTVIGHQRGKDTKENIKRNFGMPHPEGYRKALRHMKQAEKFHRPIITFIDTKGAYPGKAAEERGQSEAIAKNLMEMAGLTVPIVCIVIGEGGSGGALGIGVGNRVHMLENSTYSVISPEGAAAILWKDAGEAQRAAETMQITAPDLKKLDVIDEVIPEPKGGAHRDIDAQAVFIDQVLEKSINELKGLSSEDIVEERWQKYKKIGSFQKV, from the coding sequence GTGACACAGATATTAGAATTTGAACAACCGATCGTAAATTTAAAAGAAAAGATTAAAGAGCTGAAAACATTCACAGAAAACAGTGATATTGATTTACGAGAAGAAATCAAGACGCTGGAAGAGCGTTTAGCCAAACTGGAAGATGATATCTATGGGAATCTGAAGCCATGGAATCGGGTACAGATGGCAAGACATGCTGATCGACCTACCACGCTTGAATATGTGGATAGGTTATTTGAAGACTTTATTGAATTTCATGGAGACCGTCTATTTGGTGAAGATGAAGCAATTGTGTCTGGTATAGCTTATTATAAGAAACAACCGGTCACTGTGATTGGTCATCAGCGCGGAAAAGATACGAAAGAAAATATTAAACGTAATTTTGGAATGCCGCATCCGGAAGGCTATCGAAAAGCGCTGCGCCACATGAAACAGGCAGAGAAGTTTCATCGACCTATCATTACTTTTATTGATACAAAAGGAGCTTACCCGGGCAAAGCTGCCGAGGAAAGAGGGCAGAGTGAAGCGATTGCTAAAAACTTAATGGAAATGGCCGGATTAACAGTGCCTATTGTATGTATTGTCATTGGTGAAGGCGGAAGCGGCGGTGCATTAGGAATCGGAGTAGGAAATCGTGTCCATATGCTGGAGAATTCTACATATTCCGTGATATCTCCAGAAGGTGCAGCTGCTATTCTTTGGAAAGATGCAGGGGAAGCACAGCGGGCTGCTGAAACCATGCAGATTACAGCTCCGGACTTAAAAAAATTGGATGTTATTGATGAAGTGATACCGGAACCAAAAGGTGGAGCACATCGGGATATTGACGCGCAAGCTGTCTTTATTGATCAAGTACTTGAAAAATCAATAAATGAATTGAAAGGATTGTCATCTGAGGATATTGTAGAAGAAAGATGGCAAAAATATAAAAAGATTGGTTCATTTCAAAAGGTATAA
- a CDS encoding YtrH family sporulation protein, with protein MEERFFAAFIHCFFIALGVIIGGSIIGSIGDFATGDAALTSMNRIAERLRIWGIVAAIGGTFDAIANFERGLFDGTPMDLIKQILLILSAMGGVKVGLIIIQWFSQGDVP; from the coding sequence ATGGAGGAACGTTTTTTCGCTGCATTTATTCATTGTTTTTTCATTGCTTTAGGGGTTATTATCGGCGGTTCTATTATTGGAAGCATTGGCGATTTCGCTACCGGAGATGCTGCGCTGACCTCGATGAACCGCATCGCAGAACGCTTAAGAATTTGGGGGATAGTCGCTGCCATTGGAGGTACCTTTGATGCTATCGCCAACTTTGAAAGAGGGTTATTTGATGGTACGCCTATGGATTTAATCAAACAAATATTACTCATTCTATCCGCAATGGGCGGTGTAAAAGTCGGCCTGATTATTATTCAATGGTTTTCGCAAGGAGATGTTCCCTGA
- the accD gene encoding acetyl-CoA carboxylase, carboxyltransferase subunit beta produces MPLKDFFGKRKKYASIPSEKAKVDVPEGLMQKCDNCKQIYYRKEIANALYVCPNCGYHHPLRAWTRIESLFDEETFEEWDQGLTSANPLDFPDYESKIKKDRQKTGLNEGIVTGTGAVEGNQIAFAVMDSNFRMGSMGSAIGEKITRAIENAREESIPFIIFTASGGARMQEGLLSLMQMAKTSFAVKRFRDSGNLMISVMTHPTTGGVSASFASIGDYNFAEPGALIGFAGRRIIEQTIREKLPNDFQTAEFQLQHGQLDKVIHRHDMKKTLGKILSMHADGR; encoded by the coding sequence TTGCCACTTAAAGATTTTTTCGGCAAGCGTAAAAAGTATGCATCGATCCCGAGCGAGAAAGCAAAAGTAGATGTTCCAGAGGGATTAATGCAGAAGTGTGATAATTGTAAACAGATTTATTATCGAAAAGAAATAGCCAACGCTTTATATGTTTGTCCAAACTGCGGGTACCACCATCCGTTGAGAGCTTGGACAAGAATTGAGAGTTTATTTGACGAAGAAACATTTGAAGAATGGGACCAGGGATTGACATCAGCAAATCCGCTTGATTTTCCTGACTATGAGTCTAAGATTAAAAAAGACCGTCAAAAAACAGGCCTTAATGAAGGAATAGTTACCGGAACAGGAGCAGTTGAGGGGAATCAGATTGCTTTTGCAGTGATGGATTCCAACTTCCGAATGGGAAGTATGGGCTCTGCAATCGGAGAAAAGATTACAAGAGCTATCGAGAATGCCAGAGAAGAATCCATTCCTTTTATTATATTTACAGCCTCTGGTGGGGCACGTATGCAAGAAGGCCTTTTAAGCTTAATGCAGATGGCAAAGACATCTTTTGCTGTGAAACGATTCAGGGATAGCGGTAATTTAATGATTTCTGTTATGACCCATCCAACTACTGGTGGTGTATCCGCAAGTTTCGCTTCGATTGGAGATTATAATTTTGCTGAACCGGGAGCGCTCATTGGTTTTGCAGGCCGCAGAATTATCGAGCAGACCATTCGGGAAAAACTGCCGAATGATTTCCAGACTGCTGAGTTTCAATTGCAGCATGGTCAATTAGACAAGGTTATTCACCGCCATGATATGAAAAAAACGCTTGGAAAGATACTATCCATGCATGCGGATGGGAGGTAA
- a CDS encoding YtpI family protein codes for MVIFPIIIIISAVFYIYYKVAILKEKSTLTQKYFNGRARSCLGAFLIAFAINQYALYLTQLSLFIGLVIFIFGVMQLIRGFKEAHHYQKEWRRLYPE; via the coding sequence ATGGTTATTTTCCCAATAATAATTATCATTTCAGCTGTCTTTTATATCTATTATAAAGTAGCAATCCTGAAAGAGAAAAGTACATTAACACAAAAATATTTCAATGGCAGAGCCAGATCCTGCCTGGGAGCATTTTTGATAGCTTTTGCCATTAACCAATACGCACTCTATCTCACACAACTCAGTTTGTTTATCGGGCTTGTTATCTTTATTTTTGGAGTCATGCAGCTTATCCGAGGCTTTAAGGAAGCACATCATTATCAAAAAGAGTGGAGACGATTATACCCAGAATAA
- the pfkA gene encoding 6-phosphofructokinase produces MKRIGVLTSGGDAPGMNAAIRAVVRKAIYHDMEVFGIKNGYQGLMEGNFERMHLGSVGDIIHRGGTILFSARSEEFKTDEGQEKAVEQMKKAGIEGLVVIGGDGSFKGAQKLTAKGIPCIGVPGTIDNDIAGTDFTIGFDTSLNTIIEAVDKVRDTATSHERTYIIEVMGRDAGDLALWAGLSVGAESILIPEQKEEFSEIVDRLNRGHKRGKKHSIILLAEGVGSGFEVGKYIEETTDLETRVTVLGHIQRGGSPTGQDRVLASRLGAAAVELLLNNKSKRMVGIRNNQIVDNDMDEILKRKHHINNEMFQLSKELSI; encoded by the coding sequence ATGAAAAGAATTGGTGTGTTAACAAGTGGTGGAGACGCTCCGGGTATGAATGCTGCCATCAGGGCAGTTGTTAGAAAGGCGATCTATCATGACATGGAAGTATTTGGCATCAAAAATGGTTACCAGGGTTTGATGGAGGGGAATTTTGAAAGAATGCACCTTGGTTCTGTCGGTGATATTATTCACCGTGGCGGCACCATCCTATTTTCAGCCAGAAGTGAAGAATTTAAAACCGATGAAGGCCAGGAAAAAGCAGTCGAGCAAATGAAGAAAGCTGGCATAGAAGGTTTAGTTGTTATCGGTGGTGATGGCAGTTTTAAAGGCGCGCAAAAGCTGACAGCAAAAGGGATTCCTTGTATTGGTGTGCCAGGAACAATTGATAATGATATCGCAGGAACGGATTTTACCATTGGATTTGATACATCTCTGAATACCATTATAGAAGCTGTCGATAAAGTTCGCGATACCGCTACTTCTCATGAACGGACGTATATCATAGAAGTAATGGGCCGCGATGCAGGAGATTTAGCATTATGGGCAGGATTGTCTGTTGGTGCAGAAAGCATTCTGATCCCTGAACAAAAGGAAGAATTCTCAGAGATTGTTGACCGGTTAAACCGGGGCCATAAGCGTGGCAAAAAGCATAGTATTATCCTGCTTGCTGAAGGTGTCGGCAGTGGATTTGAAGTTGGAAAATATATTGAAGAAACCACGGATTTAGAAACACGCGTCACGGTGTTGGGACACATTCAACGTGGTGGTTCACCAACCGGTCAGGACCGGGTATTAGCAAGCCGCCTTGGTGCTGCAGCAGTGGAGTTGCTTTTAAATAATAAAAGCAAACGGATGGTTGGTATTCGAAACAACCAAATTGTGGATAATGATATGGATGAGATTTTAAAACGGAAGCATCATATTAATAATGAAATGTTCCAGTTATCTAAAGAACTATCTA
- a CDS encoding DRTGG domain-containing protein, whose translation MATKHEQILQHILSLQVGSKISVRQIAKELNVSDGTAYRAIKEAENQGIVSTIERVGTIRIEKKKKDNFEELTFAEVVNIIDGQVLGGRGGLHKTLRKFVIGAMQLNAIKRYTQADSLLIVGNRLEVHRFALEAGAAVLITGGFDTDDSIKQLANEKQLPIISTSYDTFTVAAMINRAIYDQLIKKEIVFVGDIATPFESAYYLTTKQQVKDWYINNEVSSHTRFPVVDDRMKVVGMVSSRDIVGKEQGTFVDRIMSRKPIVVQEKTSLASVAHMMVWEGIELVPVVDESQILKGVVSRQDVLKAMQQIQRQPQVGETIEDIVATNMSEMPNEDGLFEAHVIPQMTNHLGTLSHGVFTALIAEACEKMMKIEKDAEISIENITVYFNKPVPIDSMLQVKPTLLDVGRLYAKIDVEVIHEQTTVGRSLIMAQLINR comes from the coding sequence ATGGCAACGAAGCATGAACAAATTTTACAACATATTTTATCCTTGCAAGTAGGCAGCAAGATATCTGTCCGCCAAATTGCAAAGGAATTGAATGTGAGTGATGGAACTGCTTATCGGGCAATCAAAGAAGCTGAAAATCAAGGGATTGTCAGTACGATTGAACGGGTAGGAACCATCCGGATTGAGAAGAAAAAGAAGGATAACTTTGAAGAACTGACCTTTGCCGAAGTTGTCAATATTATAGATGGACAAGTACTTGGCGGTAGAGGCGGTCTGCATAAAACACTCCGCAAATTTGTCATTGGCGCCATGCAATTGAACGCAATAAAGCGTTATACACAGGCAGATTCGTTATTAATTGTCGGGAATCGCCTTGAAGTGCATCGATTTGCTTTAGAAGCTGGAGCGGCAGTGCTTATTACTGGAGGGTTTGATACAGATGATTCTATAAAACAGCTTGCCAACGAAAAACAACTGCCCATTATTTCAACAAGTTATGATACGTTTACAGTTGCAGCAATGATTAATCGTGCCATTTATGATCAATTAATAAAGAAAGAAATTGTTTTTGTTGGAGATATTGCTACACCTTTTGAATCGGCCTATTATTTAACAACCAAACAACAGGTCAAAGATTGGTATATTAATAATGAGGTTTCTTCCCATACACGATTTCCAGTAGTAGATGACCGCATGAAAGTTGTAGGCATGGTTTCCTCACGTGACATTGTTGGAAAAGAGCAAGGTACATTTGTTGATCGTATCATGAGTCGAAAACCTATTGTCGTTCAGGAAAAAACGTCTTTAGCCTCTGTGGCGCACATGATGGTATGGGAAGGAATTGAACTTGTTCCAGTAGTGGACGAGTCGCAAATACTGAAAGGTGTTGTTTCCAGGCAGGATGTATTGAAGGCAATGCAGCAAATCCAGAGGCAGCCTCAAGTTGGAGAAACCATCGAGGATATTGTTGCTACGAATATGTCAGAGATGCCAAATGAAGATGGTTTATTTGAAGCGCATGTTATACCGCAAATGACCAATCATTTAGGAACGTTATCGCATGGTGTATTTACAGCTTTAATTGCCGAAGCATGCGAAAAAATGATGAAAATAGAAAAAGATGCGGAAATCTCGATTGAAAACATTACGGTTTATTTCAATAAACCTGTACCCATCGACAGCATGTTACAGGTTAAACCGACGCTGCTGGATGTCGGCCGTTTATATGCGAAAATAGATGTAGAAGTCATTCATGAACAAACAACGGTTGGCAGGTCGTTAATTATGGCTCAGTTAATTAATCGTTAA
- a CDS encoding NAD(P)-dependent malic enzyme has product MAKLRDEALHLHEQKQGKLEVKAKVPVKNKEDLSLAYSPGVAEPCKEIYEHKETVYDYTMKGNMVAVVSDGSAVLGLGNIGAEASLPVMEGKAVLFKGFAGVDAFPICLGTQDVDKIVETVKLMEPTFGGVNLEDIAAPNCFIIEEQLKRETNIPIFHDDQHGTAIVTIAGLMNALKLVGKDFSNIKVVANGAGAAGIAIIRLLRSLGVHDMIMCDSRGAIYEGRTGGMNKVKEKVAKYTNAQKIEGSLEDVLEGADVFIGVSVGGALTKEMVEKMNDDAIIFAMANPDPEILPEPAKEAGAKVIGTGRSDFPNQVNNVLAFPGIFRGALDVRATRINEEMKIAAAEGIASLIEEAELNEDYVIPSPFDSRVAPLVAKHVADAAMKTGVARIQVDPEEVAEKTRVLTKEINK; this is encoded by the coding sequence ATGGCAAAGCTACGAGATGAGGCATTACATTTACACGAACAGAAACAAGGTAAATTGGAAGTGAAAGCAAAGGTACCAGTTAAAAACAAGGAAGATTTAAGTTTAGCATATTCTCCGGGAGTAGCGGAGCCTTGTAAAGAAATTTACGAGCATAAAGAAACGGTCTATGATTATACAATGAAGGGGAATATGGTTGCAGTAGTAAGTGACGGTTCTGCTGTTTTGGGTCTTGGCAATATTGGTGCAGAGGCCTCCCTGCCGGTTATGGAAGGGAAGGCAGTACTATTTAAAGGGTTTGCAGGGGTAGATGCTTTTCCAATCTGTCTGGGTACCCAAGACGTCGATAAAATCGTAGAGACTGTTAAATTAATGGAGCCGACCTTTGGCGGAGTTAATTTGGAAGATATCGCAGCGCCCAATTGCTTTATTATAGAAGAACAATTGAAAAGAGAGACGAATATTCCTATTTTTCATGATGACCAGCATGGTACTGCAATTGTCACCATTGCAGGTCTGATGAATGCTTTAAAATTAGTGGGTAAAGATTTTTCAAATATAAAAGTGGTGGCAAATGGAGCAGGTGCTGCTGGTATTGCCATTATCCGGTTATTAAGAAGTTTAGGCGTTCATGATATGATTATGTGTGACTCCAGAGGAGCAATTTATGAAGGGCGCACCGGAGGAATGAATAAGGTAAAAGAAAAGGTTGCCAAATATACGAATGCACAAAAAATCGAAGGAAGTCTGGAAGATGTATTAGAAGGTGCAGATGTATTTATCGGTGTTTCCGTAGGCGGTGCTTTAACAAAAGAGATGGTTGAGAAGATGAATGATGATGCCATTATTTTTGCGATGGCGAACCCGGATCCGGAAATTCTACCGGAGCCAGCAAAAGAAGCTGGAGCAAAAGTTATCGGCACAGGCCGGTCTGATTTCCCAAACCAGGTAAATAATGTGCTTGCGTTCCCAGGGATTTTTCGAGGAGCTTTAGATGTGAGAGCAACTCGTATCAATGAAGAGATGAAAATTGCTGCTGCGGAAGGAATTGCTTCTTTGATTGAAGAGGCGGAACTGAATGAAGATTATGTCATCCCTTCTCCGTTTGATAGCAGGGTAGCACCACTTGTAGCCAAACACGTTGCTGATGCAGCGATGAAAACGGGGGTCGCCCGTATTCAAGTTGATCCTGAGGAAGTAGCGGAAAAGACGAGAGTTCTTACCAAAGAAATTAATAAATAA
- a CDS encoding DHH family phosphoesterase gives MEKTKIIKAIEENKKIIIHRHVRPDPDAIGSQMGLKALIKHSFPEKEVYATGENISSLTFLAQMDDVPDDVYRGSLVIVCDTANQPRIDDERYHTGDQLIKIDHHPVTDSYGDTEWVSTDASSTSEMIVELALEAQSRGWALNKEAARLLYAGIVGDTGRFKFPSTTVKTFQYAGELVRFDFDRTALYDGLYQAEEKVLRLSGYILQHFQLSENGLCVIKLTTELLKKYNVSVEESNQLVQVVSDVKGMKAWVFFIEEANQIRVRIRSKGATINQVAGMYNGGGHPLASGATVYSWEEANDLAADLEKVCREYV, from the coding sequence ATGGAAAAAACAAAAATTATTAAAGCGATTGAAGAAAATAAAAAAATTATTATACACCGGCATGTCAGACCTGATCCGGATGCGATTGGTTCACAGATGGGTTTAAAAGCATTAATCAAACATTCTTTTCCTGAAAAAGAAGTGTATGCCACAGGGGAGAATATTTCTTCGTTAACCTTTTTAGCACAGATGGATGACGTGCCCGATGATGTCTACAGAGGAAGCCTGGTGATTGTCTGTGACACGGCGAATCAGCCGCGAATTGATGATGAACGTTATCATACAGGTGATCAGCTGATAAAAATTGATCATCATCCGGTTACAGATTCTTACGGGGATACAGAATGGGTATCTACGGATGCCAGTTCCACCTCGGAAATGATTGTTGAGCTTGCTTTAGAGGCACAATCACGAGGATGGGCTTTAAATAAGGAAGCAGCCCGGTTGTTATATGCAGGAATTGTTGGAGATACAGGCCGATTTAAATTTCCGAGCACAACTGTTAAAACGTTTCAATATGCCGGAGAGCTGGTTCGTTTTGATTTTGACCGGACAGCGCTGTACGATGGGTTATATCAGGCAGAAGAGAAGGTTTTACGGCTGAGCGGCTATATTTTACAGCATTTTCAGTTATCCGAGAATGGGTTGTGTGTCATTAAATTAACAACGGAATTACTGAAAAAATATAATGTCAGCGTGGAAGAATCCAATCAATTAGTGCAGGTAGTATCAGATGTGAAAGGAATGAAGGCCTGGGTCTTTTTTATTGAGGAAGCAAATCAAATCCGTGTACGTATCCGCTCCAAAGGTGCTACTATCAATCAGGTAGCAGGTATGTATAACGGCGGGGGACATCCGTTAGCTTCCGGTGCAACCGTGTATTCATGGGAAGAGGCAAATGATTTAGCAGCTGACTTAGAAAAAGTATGCAGGGAATATGTGTAA